The Neospora caninum Liverpool complete genome, chromosome X genome includes a region encoding these proteins:
- a CDS encoding cDNA FLJ55447, highly similar to ATP-citrate synthase, related encodes MALSIREADAKRLLWTRLSDPTPATGATPQTAHVPAYNGFASSDAAHVDESCSLLRGVCVAVDSTTDLEDLPSAHPWLLTSRLTVKPDVLLKRRGKSGLVKLDLSWADAQKELKALMGTQFTMQGLTGTLDHFIVEPFFPHDVAANEFYVAIRTLREGDEILFSHRGGVDVGNVDEHARRVLIPIESQAKNDAEPISAMTNGCVPAAVPAAAAPCSTSLSAGDAMKGNVNGSTQPKTLEEISKRGSECRLTQEELVSLVAPLVTDVAGNEAKKALPVFLAELYRQFCEMHFAFLEINPFCFDAATHAFAILDCAAKLDHTAEFLCDKKWGHICFPSPFGRRFTEEERYIRELDSKTGASLKLTVLNPKGRIWTLIAGGGASVVYADTVCDLGFGDELCNYGEYSGAPSEITTYEYTKTILGLMTAPGSYREEGKVLLIGGGIANFTNVADTFRGIIRALRDFREQLREFKVRIYVRRGGPNYQEGLKRMREVGEELNIHVKVFGPETYMTSIIPFALQDEEGVDASKSESEKEGEEPVAATASGFAATPATMNDMIGDFAQHHGWDLSLSSDVFASAGRATSPLPDSTSAGIVPVTPSSRESRGTFVHGGRLSPWHEMTMEEVEKNPHFEKYIQAFLAQQKATDTPPAGEASHSTVTASGDAGTGNALASLLTDSHESQLFTQTTNCFVWGLQTRAVQEMLDFDHACGRKKPSVAAILYEFSVSHQRSFYFGTEEVLLPVYQTLQEAVHHFPEVSVLINFASMRSAASVTRLALETAPQLRTIVVIAEGVPEREARQLAAETRARGVCLIGPATVGGITSGAFRIGNTGGTLENVMNARLYRPGSVGCVTKSGGMLNEMNNILSIVSDGTYEAIAIGGDRFPGTSMLDHLLRFERNPDIKFLVLLGEVGGGMEYEVVEAIKDGRLTKPLIAWCVGTCASLFSTEVSFGHAGAWAGSHREHAAAKNAALKAAGAFVPSSFDELGKAIRHVYVQLVKQGVVVPRKEVPVPRIPMDYAWAKKLGLVRKPKGFISTISDDRGEELLYAGWPISKVLGDQLGVGGVISLLWFKRPLPEYCYRYLERVLMLTADHGPAVCGAHNVIVTARAGKDLISSLISGLCTIGDRFGGACDQAAQQFLGAFTSRMAPAEFVAEMKKQNKLVMGIGHRIKSVHNPDMRVQLLKTFCKSNFPQTPLIDYAEQVEQVTTKKKDTLILNVDGLIGVSMCDMLFHCGHFTENEARDYIHNGCINGLFVLGRSIGFIGHFLDQKRLKQGLYRHDVDDIAYVLPDWSSSENKDK; translated from the exons ATGGCACTGAGTATCCGAGAGGCGGACGCAAAGCGTCTGCTGTGGACGCGTCTGTCGGATCCCACGCCGGCGACGGGTGCGACTCCACAGACAGCGCATGTGCCTGCGTACAACGGCTTTGCGAGCTCAGATGCCGCGCACGTTGACGAGTCGTGCTCGCTCCTCCGTGGCGTCTGCGTGGCTGTTGACAGCACCACAGACCTCGAGGACCTTCCCAGTGCGCACCCGTGGCTGCTGACGTCGCGACTGACGGTGAAGCCCGACGTCTTGCTCAAGCGGCGCGGGAAGAGCGGCCTCGTCAAGTTGGATCTCTCCTGGGCAGATGCCCAGAAAGAGCTGAAGGCGCTCATGGGGACACAGTTCACCATGCAGGGGCTGACGGGCACTCTCGATCACTTCATCGTTGAGCCGTTCTTTCCCCACGACGTGGCGGCGAACGAGTTCTACGTGGCGATTCGCACGCttcgcgagggagacgagatCCTTTTTTCGCACCGAGGTGGTGTCGATGTGGGGAACGTCGACGAGCATGCGCGCCGCGTCCTCATCCCCATTGAGAGCCAGGCGAAGAACGATGCGGAGCCGATTTCGGCCATGACGAACGGCTGCGTCCCAGCCGCGGTCCCTGCTGCCGCGGCCCCGTGCTCGACTTCGCTttcggcgggagacgcgatGAAAGGCAACGTGAACGGATCCACGCAGCCAAAGACTCTGGAGGAGATCAGCAAGCGCGGCAGTGAGTGTCGACTGACGCAAGAAGAACTCGTCAGCCTCGTGGCGCCTCTCGTGACGGACGTTGCGGggaacgaggcgaagaaggcgctgcccgtcttcctcgccgaaCTGTACAGACAGTTCTGCGAGATGCACTTTGCGTTTCTGGAAATCAATCCCTTCTGCTTCGACGCCGCGACGCACGCTTTTGCCATTCTTGACTGCGCGGCGAAACTCGACCACACGGCGGAATTCCTCTGCGACAAAAAATGGGGACACATCTGCTTTCCGAGCCCCTTCGGCAGACGCTtcacggaggaagaaagataCATTCG CGAGTTGGATTCGAAGACGGGAGCGAGTTTGAAGTTGACTGTTTTGAACCCGAAAGGTCGGATCTGGACGCTGATCGCAGGGGGGGGTGCCTCAGTGGTGTACGCAGACACCGTCTGCGACTTGGGCTTCGGCGACGAGCTGTGCAACTACGGGGAGTATTCGGGAGCGCCCTCGGAGATCACCACCTACGAATACACCAAGACGATTCTCGGTTTGATGACCGCTCCGGGCTCCTaccgcgaagaaggaaaagtcCTGCTCATCGGAGGAGGCATCGCGAACTTCACCAATGTGGCGGACACGTTCCGAGGAATCATTCGCGCGCTCCGCGACTTCCGCGAACAACTGCGGGAATTCAAAGTGCGCATTTACGTCCGGCGAGGCGGCCCGAATTACCAGGAGGGTTTGAAGCGCATGCGCGAAGTCGGCGAGGAGCTGAACATCCACGTGAAGGTTTTTGGCCCAGAGACGTACATGACGTCAATCATTCCGTTTGCTCTTcaggacgaagagggcgTGGACGCGTCGAAatccgagagcgagaaggaaggcgaagagccgGTTGCCGCCACTGCCTCGGGCTTCGCGGCCACACCCGCAACCATGAACGATATGATTGGAGACTTCGCGCAGCACCACGGGTGGGATCTCAGTTTGTCTTCTGACGTCTTTGCGAGCGCAGGGCGGGCGACGTCCCCACTGCCAGATTCCACGTCTGCAGGGATCGTGCCCGTGACCCCGTCTTCCCGCGAATCGCGCGGTACCTTTGTCCACGGCGGACGGCTGAGCCCGTGGCACGAGATGACCATGGAAGAAGTCGAGAAGAACCCGCACTTTGAGAAGTACATCcaggcgtttctcgcgcAGCAGAAGGCCACGGACACGCCTCCGGCAGGAGAGGCTTCCCACAGTACCGTCACCGCcagtggagacgcgggcACCGGAAACGCGCTGGCTTCATTGTTGACTGACTCGCACGAGTCGCAGCTCTTCACCCAGACGACCAACTGCTTTGTCTGGGGACTGCAGACTCGGGCCGTGCAGGAAATGCTCGATTTCGATCACGCATGcgggcggaagaagccgtcCGTTGCCGCGATTCTGTACGAGTTCTCAGTCTCTCATCAGCGCTCGTTCTACTTCGGCACGGAGGAGGTGCTGCTGCCTGTGTACCAGACGCTCCAAGAGGCCGTTCACCACTTCCCCGAAGTCAGCGTTTTGATCAACTTTGCGTCGATGCGCTCCGCGGCCTCCGTCACGCGTCTAGCCCTCGAAacggcgccgcagctgcgcacGATTGTGGTCATTGCGGAGGGGGTTCCCGAGCGCGAGGCTCGCCAGCTCGCTGCCGAGACGCGCGCTCGCGGGGTGTGCCTCATCGGCCCAGCCACCGTTGGAGGCATCACGAGCGGCGCGTTCCGCATCGGCAACACGGGCGGAACTCTGGAGAACGTCATGAACGCGCGGCTGTACCGCCCGGGCAGCGTCGGGTGTGTGACCAAGTCGGGGGGCATGCTGAACGAAATGAACAACATTCTGTCCATCGTGAGCGACGGGACGTACGAAGCGATCGCCATCGGTGGAGACCGGTTCCCCGGGACGTCCATGCTCGACCACCTTCTCCGATTCGAACGAAATCCAGACATCAAGTTCCTCGTTCTGCTCGGCGAAGTCGGCGGAGGCATGGAGTACGAAGTCGTCGAAGCCATCAAAGACGGGCGCCTGACGAAACCGCTCATTGCGTGGTGCGTCGGCACGTGTGCGTCGCTGTTCTCCACCGAAGTTTCCTTCGGGCACGCCGGCGCGTGGGCCGGCAGCCATCGGGAGCATGCTGCTgcgaaaaacgcggcgcTGAAGGCGGCTGGAGCCTTCGTTCCGTCGTCCTTCGACGAGCTCGGGAAGGCGATTCGCcacgtgtacgtacagctggTCAAGCAGGGCGTGGTCGTGCCGCGGAAAGAGGTGCCTGTCCCTCGCATTCCCATGGACTATGCGTGGGCGAAGAAGCTCGGACTGGTGCGCAAACCCAAGGGTTTCATCTCCACGATCTCGGACGACCGCGGTGAAGAACTGCTCTACGCAGGCTGGCCCATTTCCAAAGTCCTTGGAGACCAACTCGGGGTGGGCGGCGTGATTTCCTTGCTCTGGTTCAAACGGCCGCTCCCGGAGTACTGCTACCGTTATCTCGAGCGCGTTTTGATGCTGACTGCAGACCACGGCCCTGCTGTCTGTGGCGCTCACAACGTCATTGTCACAGCTCGCGCCGGGAAAGACTTAATCAGCAGTCTGATTTCTGGACTGTGCACCATCGGGGACCGCTTCGGGGGCGCGTGCGACCAGGCAGCGCAGCAGTTCCTCGGGGCGTTCACCAGTCGCATGGCACCGGCTGAGTTCGTCGCAGAAATGAAGAAGCAGAACAAACTGGTCATGGGGATCGGTCATAGAATCAAGTCCGTGCATAACCCAGATATGCGCGTGCAGCTTCTGAAGACTTTCTGCAAGTCAAACTTTCCGCAAACGCCTCTTATTGACTACGCAGAACAAGTGGAGCAAGTGACtacgaagaagaaggacacgTTGATTCTCAACGTCGACGGCCTGATCGGCGTCAGCATGTGCGACATGCTCTTCCACTGTGGGCACTTCACCGAGAACGAGGCAAGAGATTATATCCACAACGGCTGCATCAATGGCCTCTTTGTCCTGGGAAGGTCAATTGGATTCATCGGTCACTTCCTCGATCAAAAGCGACTCAAGCAAGGCCTCTACAGGCACGACGTGGATGATATTGCGTATGTGCTGCCGGACTGGAGCAGTTCTGAGAACAAGGATAAGTGA
- a CDS encoding putative fasciclin domain-containing protein: MGGSAANPSINHLASVQDHAAMDPELSELNKLMQDCGATFYLEQTRDMTMFMPTNSAIKALLPLDLHQLPWEVKWRLLQYHIVPQDIINVEEIPLDASKSFSTWEGSTIKVTHKRRGQLSGLRGQSATHGPSSLYLVNDISTIVSDPPRIENFNGASYKIDRVIIPPDMDLRSVEAAPVEQRQNPEDLYLGPRVIGDSGNAVDITEQSTHGLVNSSSNSALGLPTMRSTPVPTVARSPSSISALAIDEETFPEYPPNSIQINQNGPRPSHFGVPFSPEDEGAELVLPPHPFEALLVGTVHAVETGNGEEQAIHASTEARTESGTIQKKRDEHGHERREEKESETHSASPQKPDSSSYSSRFSEEIGAEQEPETLLKESETRAFDPHVVSTSIAALGLTDGLLPEEELVTHFWSKPAGGKNKANRTAGRESVSDLQGGRGDRSEKTTHTRHQQGAQGGQTGSGPLGDLTNILGLPGDHERL; the protein is encoded by the exons ATGGGTGGATCTGCTGCTAACCCTTCGATCAACCACCTCGCCAGCGTTCAAGACCATGCTGCAATGGATCCC GAACTTTCCGAGCTGAACAAGCTTATGCAAGATTGCGGAGCAACATTCTATCTCGAGCAAACTCGCGATATGACAATGTTCATGCCCACCAACTCCGCAATCAAGGCACTCTTGCCCCTCGATCTGCACCAGCTGCCCTGGGAAGTGAAATGGAGGCTTCTCCAGTACCACATTGTACCTCAA GACATCATCAATGTCGAAGAGATTCCCCTGGATGCATCTAAGTCTTTCAGCACATGGGAAGGAAGCACAATCAAGGTGACACACAAAAGGCGAGGACAACTCTCCGGTTTGCGGGGGCAATCTGCTACCCATggtccttcctcgctgtaCTTGGTGAACGATATTAGCACAATTGTCAGCGACCCCCCGCGGATCGAAAATTTCAATGGGGCTTCCTACAAAATAGACCGCGTAATCATTCCCCCTGACATGGACCTCAG GTCGGTTGAGGCTGCACCAGTGGAGCAGCGCCAGAATCCTGAA GATCTGTATCTCGGTCCCCGAGTCATCGGAGACTCAGGGAACGCCGTCGACATTACTGAACAATCTACCCACGGATTAGTTAATT CTTCCTCCAACAGCGCCTTGGGTCTTCCGACGATGCGATCTACCCCAGTTCCTACTGTCGCACGGTCTCCATCGTCCATTTCTGCCCTGGCCATCGACGAGGAAACATTTCCAGAATATCCTCCAAACAGCATCCAAATCAACCAGAATG GGCCTCGACCGTCACATTTCGGAGTTCCCTTTTCACCTGAAGACGAGGGGGCGGAGCTCGTTCTCCCCCCGCATCCATTCGAGGCTCTTTTAGTCGGTACTGTCCATGCAGTAGAGACGggcaacggagaagagcaagCGATACACGCGtcgacagaagcgagaacggaATCCGGAACGatacagaaaaaaagggacgAACACGGCCACGAAcgccgcgaagagaaagagagcgagacacactCTGCATCACCACAGAAGCCTGACTCTTCCTCTTATTCCTCGCGATTCTCGGAGGAAATAGGCGCCGAACAAGAACCTGAAACTCTCCTCAAAGAGTCGGAGACCCGAGCTTTCGATCCCCACGTGGTATCCACTTCCATTGCAGCACTAGGTCTCACTGATGGGTTGCTGCCGGAAGAAGAACTCGTCACACATTTTTGGAGTAAACCGGCAGGCGGGAAAAACAAAGCCAACCGCACAGCAGGGAGGGAGAGCGTGTCTGACCTCcagggaggacgaggagatAGATCAGAAAAAACGACACACACTCGGCACCAGCAAGGCGCACAGGGAGGTCAGACAGGGTCTGGCCCTCTTGGCGACCTCACGAATATTCTCGGTCTGCCTGGAGATCACGAGCGTCTGTAA